A single genomic interval of Terriglobales bacterium harbors:
- a CDS encoding prepilin-type N-terminal cleavage/methylation domain-containing protein, whose amino-acid sequence MHRVKGFSLLELLIVIAIILIIAAIAIPSLLRAKMAANEASAVSSIRQIKTAETSYYTSYPSIGFATKIADLGGVACAPPTPASACLLDNVLSTAIPGSAGKSGYFVNATGIANNGLNSDFVASAAPISPRTSGDRDFCSSSDAVLRFEAATGAPPVTTVAACNAFPSILQ is encoded by the coding sequence ATGCATAGAGTGAAAGGGTTTTCTCTCCTCGAATTGCTGATCGTGATCGCGATCATACTGATCATCGCGGCGATTGCGATTCCGAGCCTGCTCCGTGCCAAGATGGCTGCGAATGAAGCATCGGCGGTCAGCTCCATCCGGCAGATCAAAACGGCAGAGACTTCCTACTACACCAGCTATCCGAGCATCGGGTTTGCCACGAAGATCGCAGACCTAGGCGGGGTGGCTTGCGCACCTCCGACCCCGGCCTCCGCCTGCCTGTTAGACAACGTGCTCTCGACTGCAATTCCGGGTAGCGCTGGGAAGTCAGGATACTTTGTGAACGCAACCGGAATTGCGAATAATGGACTTAACTCTGACTTTGTAGCGAGCGCCGCGCCCATCAGTCCTCGTACCAGCGGCGATCGAGACTTTTGTTCGTCATCCGATGCGGTACTGCGGTTTGAGGCGGCGACTGGTGCGCCCCCCGTTACCACGGTTGCGGCGTGCAATGCCTTCCCGTCTATTCTCCAGTAG
- a CDS encoding pili assembly chaperone yields IILIIAAIAIPNLLRARIAANESSAASGVRTINTAEVSYYTNYPQVGYSLNLGNLGDAAGTCSTVVPVLTNACLIDNNLAQDGTPAGSGKSGYNYTYLGAPGPGGGVINTTYHVEANPLTVNTTGVKGFCSIEDAVVRAQNPGPIAVCSAAVQPLQ; encoded by the coding sequence ATCATCCTGATTATCGCCGCGATCGCCATTCCGAACCTGCTGCGCGCGCGCATTGCCGCGAACGAGTCGTCCGCGGCCAGCGGTGTTCGCACCATCAACACAGCCGAAGTTTCGTACTACACCAACTATCCTCAGGTCGGCTATTCCCTGAACCTGGGTAACCTGGGTGATGCTGCCGGTACGTGTTCGACAGTCGTGCCGGTGCTCACAAATGCCTGCTTGATCGACAACAACCTGGCGCAGGACGGTACGCCGGCTGGCAGCGGCAAGAGCGGTTACAACTACACCTACCTTGGCGCCCCCGGCCCGGGCGGCGGGGTCATCAATACGACGTATCACGTCGAGGCCAATCCATTGACCGTGAATACGACTGGCGTGAAAGGCTTCTGCTCGATCGAAGACGCGGTGGTTCGTGCTCAGAACCCCGGACCGATCGCGGTTTGCAGCGCGGCAGTTCAGCCGTTGCAGTAA